One window of the Cryptomeria japonica chromosome 7, Sugi_1.0, whole genome shotgun sequence genome contains the following:
- the LOC131051579 gene encoding transcription termination factor MTERF6, chloroplastic/mitochondrial, protein MNVHTMLFLKCILSPVRCSVPYSIFSKYSLFSTSNLSNVTEEKEDYRQRQQNAMAEFLLNECGLSESQVSGLCSRRAKMFETKSTHRAQQAVQFFRDSGFTENQVRKILFMHPPVLNLEVDTQLKPKIEFMKELGFTGSNLRHFLSLRPRLVSIKLEQTLSPKIPALISLFGSKLNLCKALMSYPEILECKVENLKPKIDILKLSGIQDELFLDVMKLRPKLIFSNSEEVLKLKIEYVRNWGVLKGSKAFVAALFAVDSSGLDNFENKIKHMAKLGLLENEIIHIVKRAPRTFANSIDKTEKNMDFLKHTAGFKPNIVVSYPCLLYYSIENRMRPRHKVIEFLRETEPSRLSTDLAPMYILSEQNFALKFLMGNPEATKLFEKYKVKSDDIVN, encoded by the coding sequence atgaatgtccatacgaTGCTATTTCTCAAATGTATTCTCTCACCAGTCAGGTGCTCTGTGCCATACAGCATTTTCTCTAAATATTCATTGTTCTCGACCTCAAATTTGTCTAATGTTACAGAAGAAAAGGAAGATTACAGGCAGCGGCAACAAAATGCTATGGCCGAATTTTTGCTCAATGAATGTGGGCTTTCTGAGTCCCAAGTATCAGGTCTTTGTAGCAGGCGTGCAAAAATGTTCGAGACCAAATCCACCCATAGAGCTCAGCAGGCAGTCCAGTTCTTCAGAGACTCAGGATTCACTGAAAACCAGGTAAGGAAAATCCTTTTTATGCACCCCCCTGTTTTGAATCTCGAAGTGGATACCCAGTTAAAGCCTAAGATCGAGTTCATGAAGGAATTAGGTTTTACTGGCAGCAACCTGAGACACTTTTTATCTCTAAGACCTAGGTTGGTCTCCATCAAATTGGAACAAACCTTAAGCCCAAAAATTCCAGCACTTATAAGCTTATTTGGTTCAAAGCTTAATCTGTGCAAAGCTCTCATGTCGTATCCTGAGATATTGGAATGTAAAGTTGAAAATTTGAAACCTAAAATAGATATTCTAAAACTATCCGGGATTCAAGATGAGCTGTTTCTAGATGTAATGAAGTTAAGGCCCAAATTAATTTTCAGCAACAGTGAGGAGGTGCTGAAATTAAAGATTGAATATGTACGGAACTGGGGTGTTTTGAAGGGATCGAAAGCATTTGTAGCTGCTCTGTTTGCTGTGGATAGTAGTGGACtagacaattttgaaaataaaataaaacatatggCAAAACTCGGTCTTTTGGAGAATGAGATCATACATATTGTAAAGAGGGCTCCTCGTACGTTTGCTAATAGCATTGATAAGACGGAAAAAAATATGGATTTCTTGAAACATACTGCTGGCTTTAAGCCAAACATTGTGGTCTCGTATCCTTGTCTTTTATATTATAGCATAGAAAATAGGATGCGACCTCGCCATAAGGTAATTGAATTTTTAAGGGAAACAGAACCATCTAGACTTTCCACAGATCTAGCTCCTATGTATATCCTAAGTGAACAAAATTTTGCCCTCAAGTTTCTAATGGGCAATCCGGAGGCTACAAAGCTATTTGAAAAGTACAAGGTGAAGTCTGATGACATTGTCAATTAG